The genomic region CTTTCGACCTCGACGCGCCGTCCGACATCGCAGCCGAGCCCCAGCGCCTGACCGCCAGCCTCCTCAATGGCTTCCACGAGCGATTGCGCAGCTTCGTCGTCGTGCCTGTAGCTGAACGCCACCGTGTAGCCCGCTTCCGCAAAGGCGGAGACAAGATGCCTCCCGATGCCGGTGCTGCCTCCCGTCACGACTGCGAATTCACCCATGGCCAACTCCCTCCCGGATATATTTCCCGCACCGAATTTAATCGGTTTTCGGCAGTGGTAAACCGGCAAAAAACAAAATAGCCTTCGTGCAAATGCGAGGTGAGAAAATGAATCCCGATATCAAGGAAACCAATGGCGCGTGCCACTGCGGCACCGTGCGTTTTCGCGTCAGATTATCCAACGGCCTGCATTCCGCGCGGCGCTGCACCTGCTCCTATTGCCGGATGCGCGGGGCCGTCGCCGTTTCGGCCGATCTGGACGGGCTGGAAATTCTCGAAGGCGAGGATGCGCTGACGCTCTATCAGTTCAATACCCGCGTGGCGAAACACTATTTCTGCTCGAAATGCGGCATCTACACCTTCCACCAGCGCCGCTCCAATCCGCGCCAGTACGGCGTGAACGCGGCCTGTCTGGAAGGCGTGTCGCCATTCGATTTCGCGGCCGTCGCGGTGAGTGATGGCGTCAACCAC from Brucella intermedia LMG 3301 harbors:
- a CDS encoding GFA family protein translates to MNPDIKETNGACHCGTVRFRVRLSNGLHSARRCTCSYCRMRGAVAVSADLDGLEILEGEDALTLYQFNTRVAKHYFCSKCGIYTFHQRRSNPRQYGVNAACLEGVSPFDFAAVAVSDGVNHPSDNPNRKGSGVVGYLRFEPVEND